Proteins from one Rosa chinensis cultivar Old Blush chromosome 7, RchiOBHm-V2, whole genome shotgun sequence genomic window:
- the LOC112176922 gene encoding survival of motor neuron-related-splicing factor 30 isoform X2, producing MTEELLATAKQNQNFGLEIGTRGSASPSFPQSQKSENDAGSISDYHNNFAPGTKVQAVWSEDGEWYEATIDSLTPNGYYVTYDGWGNKEEVDPANVRPIQEGAVNALLEAEKVAEATKQAIKRKIAQAASVDFQSRSLPAKLRIEPDDPEDVKIAKRKKIHAFKSKMRMEQLEVTQNKRQNAWQQFQTTKGKTKKSGYLSGRKRESIFKSPDDPFGKVGVTGSGKGLTDFQKREKHLHLKGGAAENDDEAP from the exons ATGACAGAAGAACTACTTGCAACTGCCAAGCAAAATCAGAATTTTGGATTAGAAATCGGAACAAGGGGTAGTGCATCTCCTAGTTTTCCCCAGTCTCAGAAGAGTGAAAAT GATGCAGGGAGCATTTCTGATTATCATAACAACTTTGCTCCTGGTACAAAAGTTCAAGCTGTTTGGAGTGAAGATGGGGAGTG GTATGAAGCAACAATTGATTCTCTTACTCCAAATGGGTATTATGTTACATATGATGGCTGGGGGAATAAAGAAGAG GTGGATCCAGCCAATGTAAGGCCAATTCAAGAAGGGGCTGTCAATGCATTGTTGGAAGCGGAAAAAGTTGCTGAAGCTACAAAACAAGCAATCAAAAGGAAAATTGCACAAGCTGCTTCTGTTGACTTCCAATCACGAAGCCTACCGGCAAAGCTTCGTATAGAACCGGATGATCCTGAGGATGTG AAAATTGCCAAACGCAAGAAGATACATGCTTTTAAGTCAAAAATGAGGATGGAGCAGTTGGAAGTCACTCAGAACAAGCGTCAAAATGCTTGGCAGCAGTTCCAAACTACCAAAGGCAAGACTAAGAAG agtgGTTATTTATCTGGACGCAAGCGGGAGAGCATCTTCAAGTCTCCTGACGATCCTTTTGGAAAGGTTGGGGTGACTGGCAGTGGGAAGGGTTTGACAGACTTTCAAAAGAGGGAAAAGCATTTGCATCTCAAAGGGGGAGCAGCTGAGAATGATGATGAGGCTCCTTAG
- the LOC112177885 gene encoding tetratricopeptide repeat domain-containing protein PYG7, chloroplastic isoform X1, which translates to MSSRTHPSSPKSKFQVTINKMSQIVIILVQGADLDRKEQVRSGDASATELFELGVVMPRRKIYPAATKYLVQAIEKWDGDDQDLAEVYNALGVSYVCDRKLGDAYEQKKDFKSALNAFEEVLLFYPNNKVAQTQRDTLKEQVKLYIDVLVKTKER; encoded by the exons ATGTCATCACGGACACATCCCTCATCCCCCAAATCCAAGTTTCAAGTAACGATAAACAAGATGAGCCAGATAGTGATTATTCTAGTTCAGGGGGCGGATTTAGATAGAAAG GAGCAGGTACGAAGTGGCGATGCTAGTGCAACAGAGCTTTTTGAACTTGGAGTAGTGATGCCGAGGAGAAAAATTTATCCAGCTGCTACTAAGTACTTGGTTCAGGCAATTGAGAAATGGGATGGGGATGACCAAGATCTTGCTGAG GTTTATAATGCCCTTGGGGTCAGTTATGTCTGTGATAGGAAGCTTGGTGATGCTTATGAACAGAAGAAAGACTTTAAGTCCGCCCTGAATGCATTTGAAGAAGTGCTTCTTTTTTATCCTAACAACAAAGTGGCGCAAACACAGCGAGATACTTTGAAGGAACAAGTGAAATTGTACATAGATGTCCTCGTTAAAACAAAGGAGAGATAA
- the LOC112177885 gene encoding tetratricopeptide repeat domain-containing protein PYG7, chloroplastic isoform X3 has translation MHSSLPIYMISFSFHFCWEQVRSGDASATELFELGVVMPRRKIYPAATKYLVQAIEKWDGDDQDLAEVYNALGVSYVCDRKLGDAYEQKKDFKSALNAFEEVLLFYPNNKVAQTQRDTLKEQVKLYIDVLVKTKER, from the exons ATGCATTCTTCTCTGCCCATCTACATgatctctttttcctttcacTTTTGTTGG GAGCAGGTACGAAGTGGCGATGCTAGTGCAACAGAGCTTTTTGAACTTGGAGTAGTGATGCCGAGGAGAAAAATTTATCCAGCTGCTACTAAGTACTTGGTTCAGGCAATTGAGAAATGGGATGGGGATGACCAAGATCTTGCTGAG GTTTATAATGCCCTTGGGGTCAGTTATGTCTGTGATAGGAAGCTTGGTGATGCTTATGAACAGAAGAAAGACTTTAAGTCCGCCCTGAATGCATTTGAAGAAGTGCTTCTTTTTTATCCTAACAACAAAGTGGCGCAAACACAGCGAGATACTTTGAAGGAACAAGTGAAATTGTACATAGATGTCCTCGTTAAAACAAAGGAGAGATAA
- the LOC112176922 gene encoding survival of motor neuron-related-splicing factor 30 isoform X1 — protein MQGEGGEELTIEELASNLSTYKEQLQQVKEVLAHDPGNSEYADVERELHEVIAMTEELLATAKQNQNFGLEIGTRGSASPSFPQSQKSENDAGSISDYHNNFAPGTKVQAVWSEDGEWYEATIDSLTPNGYYVTYDGWGNKEEVDPANVRPIQEGAVNALLEAEKVAEATKQAIKRKIAQAASVDFQSRSLPAKLRIEPDDPEDVKIAKRKKIHAFKSKMRMEQLEVTQNKRQNAWQQFQTTKGKTKKSGYLSGRKRESIFKSPDDPFGKVGVTGSGKGLTDFQKREKHLHLKGGAAENDDEAP, from the exons atgcaagggGAAGGAGGAGAAGAGCTAACCATAGAGGAGCTCGCCTCCAATCTCTCCACATACAAAGAGCAGCTTCAACAG GTCAAGGAGGTTTTAGCCCATGACCCTGGAAACTCCGAGTATGCTGATGTGGAAAGAGAGCTCCATgag GTAATAGCCATGACAGAAGAACTACTTGCAACTGCCAAGCAAAATCAGAATTTTGGATTAGAAATCGGAACAAGGGGTAGTGCATCTCCTAGTTTTCCCCAGTCTCAGAAGAGTGAAAAT GATGCAGGGAGCATTTCTGATTATCATAACAACTTTGCTCCTGGTACAAAAGTTCAAGCTGTTTGGAGTGAAGATGGGGAGTG GTATGAAGCAACAATTGATTCTCTTACTCCAAATGGGTATTATGTTACATATGATGGCTGGGGGAATAAAGAAGAG GTGGATCCAGCCAATGTAAGGCCAATTCAAGAAGGGGCTGTCAATGCATTGTTGGAAGCGGAAAAAGTTGCTGAAGCTACAAAACAAGCAATCAAAAGGAAAATTGCACAAGCTGCTTCTGTTGACTTCCAATCACGAAGCCTACCGGCAAAGCTTCGTATAGAACCGGATGATCCTGAGGATGTG AAAATTGCCAAACGCAAGAAGATACATGCTTTTAAGTCAAAAATGAGGATGGAGCAGTTGGAAGTCACTCAGAACAAGCGTCAAAATGCTTGGCAGCAGTTCCAAACTACCAAAGGCAAGACTAAGAAG agtgGTTATTTATCTGGACGCAAGCGGGAGAGCATCTTCAAGTCTCCTGACGATCCTTTTGGAAAGGTTGGGGTGACTGGCAGTGGGAAGGGTTTGACAGACTTTCAAAAGAGGGAAAAGCATTTGCATCTCAAAGGGGGAGCAGCTGAGAATGATGATGAGGCTCCTTAG
- the LOC112177885 gene encoding tetratricopeptide repeat domain-containing protein PYG7, chloroplastic isoform X2, translating into MSSRTHPSSPKSKFQVTINKMSQIVIILVQGADLDRKVRSGDASATELFELGVVMPRRKIYPAATKYLVQAIEKWDGDDQDLAEVYNALGVSYVCDRKLGDAYEQKKDFKSALNAFEEVLLFYPNNKVAQTQRDTLKEQVKLYIDVLVKTKER; encoded by the exons ATGTCATCACGGACACATCCCTCATCCCCCAAATCCAAGTTTCAAGTAACGATAAACAAGATGAGCCAGATAGTGATTATTCTAGTTCAGGGGGCGGATTTAGATAGAAAG GTACGAAGTGGCGATGCTAGTGCAACAGAGCTTTTTGAACTTGGAGTAGTGATGCCGAGGAGAAAAATTTATCCAGCTGCTACTAAGTACTTGGTTCAGGCAATTGAGAAATGGGATGGGGATGACCAAGATCTTGCTGAG GTTTATAATGCCCTTGGGGTCAGTTATGTCTGTGATAGGAAGCTTGGTGATGCTTATGAACAGAAGAAAGACTTTAAGTCCGCCCTGAATGCATTTGAAGAAGTGCTTCTTTTTTATCCTAACAACAAAGTGGCGCAAACACAGCGAGATACTTTGAAGGAACAAGTGAAATTGTACATAGATGTCCTCGTTAAAACAAAGGAGAGATAA